A portion of the Cryptomeria japonica chromosome 5, Sugi_1.0, whole genome shotgun sequence genome contains these proteins:
- the LOC131875976 gene encoding uncharacterized protein LOC131875976, whose protein sequence is MGVDALKDLYKDDLDFKKAVNCVRSHFGLDKTLEQVKGYYFWPKLQANIRRFVESCEIFQRAKGTSTNASLYQPLPIPTQPWEIHGQACDLVITQAEFAYNDSINRSIGKSPFEVVYGFNPRVVLKLRDLSGMDKKSALGEYFAISMQENHDKVRDTLQQSATNYKEKVDVKIRDVQFKVGDLAMAHLKKARLPEGNPSRIFMKNLVLVGVWGKK, encoded by the exons ATGGGGGTTGATGCTCTTAAGGATCTCTACAAAGATGATCTTGATTTCAAAAAG GCAGTCAATTGTGTGCGCAGTCATTTTGGCCTAGACAAAACATTGGAGCAGGTGAAAGGgtattacttttggcctaaacttCAAGCAAATATTAGAAGGTTTGTTGAGagttgtgaaatatttcaaagagcCAAAGGAACTTCCACTAATGCAAGTCTTTATCAGCCTCTTCCAATCCCTACCCAGCCTTGGGAAAtt catgggcaagcatgtgacttGGTGATAACTCAAGCGGAGTTTGCTTACAATGACTCCATCAATAGGAGTataggtaaaagtccttttgaagtgGTTTATGGATTTAATCCAAGAGTAGTTTTGAAACTTAGAGATCTGAGTGGTATGGACAAGAAGAGTGCATTAGGGGAATATTTTGCTATAAGCATGCAAGAGAATCATGACAAGGTGAGAGATACTCTTCAACAAAGTGCAACAAACTATAAAGAGAAGGTTGATGTAAAAATAAGAGACGTTCAGTTTAAGGTGGGAGATTTGGCCATGGCACATTTGAAGAAGGCAAGACTTCCAGAGGGGAATCCTAGTAGGATTTTTATGAAAAATTTGGTCCTTGtaggtgtgtgggggaaaaagtga